In Methanobrevibacter boviskoreani JH1, one DNA window encodes the following:
- a CDS encoding acyltransferase, producing MGLTDKIVEIKRKRYTNNVKASCLSCGKDLKVNGKSIVNSNTTLKDNVNFNGMTIQGKGHVTIGSNFHSGIDCMMITDFHNYEGDAIPYDSTVISKEIIIEDNVWIGNRVIILGGVHIGEGAIIQAGSVVVSDIEKYAIAGGHPAKVFKYRDIGHYERLKSKGKFH from the coding sequence ATGGGACTAACTGATAAAATTGTAGAAATTAAAAGAAAAAGATATACTAATAATGTTAAAGCCTCTTGTTTATCATGTGGTAAGGACCTTAAGGTAAATGGTAAAAGTATTGTTAATTCAAATACAACCCTTAAAGATAATGTTAATTTTAATGGCATGACAATTCAAGGAAAAGGACATGTAACAATTGGATCAAATTTCCATTCAGGTATTGACTGTATGATGATTACAGATTTTCATAATTATGAGGGTGATGCGATACCTTATGATTCAACAGTAATATCAAAAGAAATCATAATTGAGGATAATGTTTGGATTGGAAATCGCGTAATTATTCTTGGTGGAGTTCATATTGGTGAAGGTGCCATTATTCAAGCCGGAAGCGTAGTTGTAAGTGACATTGAAAAATATGCGATAGCCGGAGGACATCCTGCAAAAGTTTTTAAATATAGGGATATCGGCCATTATGAGAGATTAAAGTCCAAAGGTAAATTCCACTAA